A genomic segment from Chrysemys picta bellii isolate R12L10 chromosome 11, ASM1138683v2, whole genome shotgun sequence encodes:
- the LOC135974122 gene encoding myb/SANT-like DNA-binding domain-containing protein 2 → MVLASGSYPTVQHCDRSGQQSELGCTGQVDRKSPGNILISFPVCPAWRAQVTTDSSSAQVTMQADNRKRAPAWTVREVLDLIAIWGEDSVLAELRSKRRNAKTFEKISKGMMERGHNRDLDQCRVKVKELRQAYQKTKEANGRSGSEPRTCRFYAELHAILGGAATTTPPVTMDSGSGIVSSATPEDSADGEEEEEELAESTQHSVLPNSQDLFLSLTEVPSQPSIQDHDPMEGTSAAANSSSLPPPSRRLSQIRRRRKKTRDEMFAEIMESTRSDRAHLNEWKDTVSKYRKEASEWEDRRDQREDRRDARDERWRQEDQRRQDATLGLLREQTDMLRRLVELQERLQENRVPLQPLYPPPHVPYPPHPDV, encoded by the exons atggtattggcctccgggagctatcccacagtgcagcattgtgaccgctctggacagcaatctgaactcggatgcactggccaggtagacaggaaaagccccgggaatattttaatttcatttcctgtttgcccagcgtggagagcacaggtgaccacagatagctcatcagcacaggtaaccatgcaggcagataatcgaaaaagagcaccagcatggaccgtacgggaggtactggatctgatcgctatatggggagaggattcagtgctagcagaacttcgttctaaaagacgaaatgccaaaacttttgaaaaaatctccaagggcatgatggagagaggtcacaatagggacttagatcagtgccgcgtgaaagtcaaggagctcagacaagcctatcaaaaaacaaaggaggcaaacggtcgctccgggtcagagccgcggacatgccgcttctacgccgagctgcatgcaattctagggggggccgccaccactaccccacctgtgaccatggattccgggtcggggatagtctcatcagctacacctgaggattctgcggatggggaagaggaggaggaggagcttgcagagagcacccagcactccgttctccccaacagccaggatctttttctcagcctgactgaagtaccctcccaacccagtatccaagaccatgaccccatggaagggacctcag cagctgcaaattcttcaagcctccctcctccgtcccgaaggctatcacagataaggcgtcggagaaagaagacgcgagacgagatgttcgcagaaatcatggaatccacccgcagtgacagagctcatctgaatgagtggaaggacacagtttcaaagtataggaaagaagccagtgaatgggaggacaggagggaccaacgtgaggacaggagagacgctcgagatgagaggtggcggcaggaagatcagaggaggcaggatgcaacgctggggctgctgcgtgagcaaacagacatgctccggcgtctggtggagcttcaggaacggctgcaggaaaacagagtgccgctacagcccctgtacccccctccccatgttccatatcctcctcacccagacgtgtaa